A section of the Saccharopolyspora gregorii genome encodes:
- the meaB gene encoding methylmalonyl Co-A mutase-associated GTPase MeaB translates to MPREIDVADYAEGVLEGSRTKLAQAITLVESTKPAHRAKAQELLVRLLPHSGGAHRVGITGVPGVGKSTFIESLGTSLTAAGHRVAVLAVDPSSTRTGGSILGDKTRMAALAADPAAFVRPSPSAGTLGGVARATRETVVLMEAAGFDVVLVETVGVGQSEVAVAGMVDCFLLLTLARTGDQLQGIKKGVLELADLVAVNKADGPHEMDARKAARELRSALRLLTPVSASWTPPVVTCSGLTGGGLEALWEQVEQHRATLAESGELAEKRSRQQVEWTWALVRDQLMAELAAHPAVRERVDDVEAEVRAGGLTASLAADELLRAFRER, encoded by the coding sequence ATGCCGCGCGAGATCGACGTCGCGGACTACGCCGAGGGCGTGCTGGAGGGTTCCCGCACGAAGCTGGCGCAGGCCATCACGCTGGTCGAGTCGACCAAACCGGCGCACCGGGCCAAGGCCCAGGAGCTGCTGGTGCGGCTGCTGCCGCACAGCGGTGGCGCGCACCGGGTGGGGATCACCGGGGTGCCCGGGGTCGGCAAGTCCACGTTCATCGAGTCGCTCGGCACCTCGCTGACCGCCGCCGGGCACCGGGTGGCGGTGCTGGCGGTGGACCCGTCCTCGACCCGGACCGGCGGCAGCATCCTCGGCGACAAGACGCGGATGGCGGCGCTGGCGGCGGATCCGGCGGCGTTCGTGCGCCCCTCCCCCTCCGCGGGGACGCTCGGCGGCGTCGCCCGCGCCACCCGGGAGACCGTCGTGCTGATGGAGGCCGCCGGGTTCGACGTGGTGCTGGTGGAGACCGTCGGCGTCGGGCAGTCCGAGGTCGCGGTGGCCGGCATGGTCGACTGCTTCCTGCTGCTGACGCTGGCGCGGACCGGCGACCAGCTGCAGGGCATCAAGAAGGGCGTGCTGGAGCTCGCGGACCTGGTGGCGGTGAACAAGGCCGACGGCCCGCACGAGATGGACGCGCGCAAGGCCGCCCGCGAACTGCGCTCGGCGCTGCGGCTGCTCACCCCGGTCAGCGCCTCGTGGACGCCGCCGGTGGTGACGTGCAGCGGCCTCACCGGCGGCGGCCTGGAGGCGCTGTGGGAGCAGGTCGAGCAGCACCGGGCGACGCTGGCGGAGTCCGGCGAGCTCGCCGAGAAGCGCAGCCGCCAGCAGGTGGAGTGGACCTGGGCGCTGGTGCGCGACCAGCTGATGGCCGAGCTCGCCGCGCATCCCGCCGTCCGGGAGCGAGTCGACGACGTCGAGGCCGAGGTGCGCGCGGGAGGGCTCACCGCCTCCCTCGCCGCGGACGAGCTGCTGCGCGCTTTCCGCGAGCGGTGA
- a CDS encoding sulfotransferase: MSVGPAAWLAVEERDPERVSRMSTEPFSSSGPAERVLIVSLMKSGTHLIQELMVALGYGMYGQSRITDDIRPELSRPARLRAARLVHGAERAAELENADPDVFDQVTGQAWEALGWAWQARLGLPLENRYGATLVNSELVAQARSRSIGSRFSDTPENVCWILPELDIKKIDGNFIQEWADTGEPRIIFMYRDPRDVILSMVNFLSGKTAAGFGNFSEFKVFSAILNSFPTVDEKLEYALSDPAFPCMGDHRRALWLLHHPRVCAVSFEELVGPRGLGTEQRQDAAIRRILDFVGSRSSPAEVAEKIFREDSFSFFKGQIGAWREVFTARHREIAESVLGDVLSSYGYV; encoded by the coding sequence GTGTCGGTCGGTCCTGCGGCGTGGCTCGCTGTAGAAGAACGAGATCCGGAGCGTGTGTCAAGAATGTCGACTGAACCCTTCTCGTCGAGCGGGCCCGCTGAGCGCGTCCTCATCGTTTCGCTGATGAAGTCCGGTACCCACCTGATCCAGGAGTTGATGGTCGCGCTCGGGTACGGGATGTACGGCCAGTCCCGGATCACCGATGACATCCGGCCGGAACTCTCCCGGCCGGCGCGCCTGCGCGCGGCCCGGCTCGTCCACGGCGCGGAGCGGGCCGCTGAGCTGGAGAACGCCGATCCGGACGTGTTCGACCAGGTCACCGGGCAAGCGTGGGAGGCGCTCGGCTGGGCGTGGCAGGCCCGGCTGGGGTTGCCGCTGGAGAATCGGTACGGAGCCACCCTGGTCAACTCCGAGCTGGTGGCTCAAGCGCGTTCCCGCAGCATCGGCTCGCGGTTCTCGGACACCCCGGAGAACGTCTGCTGGATCCTCCCCGAGCTGGACATCAAGAAGATCGACGGCAACTTCATCCAGGAGTGGGCCGATACCGGCGAGCCGCGCATCATCTTCATGTACCGCGACCCGCGGGACGTGATCCTTTCGATGGTGAACTTCCTGTCGGGCAAGACGGCCGCGGGATTCGGGAACTTCAGCGAGTTCAAGGTTTTCAGCGCCATCCTGAACTCGTTCCCCACGGTGGACGAGAAGCTCGAGTACGCGCTGAGCGATCCGGCGTTCCCGTGCATGGGGGACCATCGGCGTGCGCTGTGGCTGCTGCACCACCCGCGGGTGTGCGCGGTGTCCTTCGAGGAGCTGGTCGGGCCGCGTGGGCTCGGAACCGAACAGCGCCAGGACGCCGCCATCCGGCGGATACTCGACTTCGTCGGATCCCGGTCGAGCCCTGCCGAGGTCGCCGAGAAGATTTTCCGGGAGGACTCCTTCTCGTTCTTCAAAGGCCAGATCGGCGCTTGGCGCGAGGTCTTCACCGCGCGGCATCGCGAAATCGCCGAGTCGGTGCTCGGCGACGTGCTCAGCTCGTACGGCTACGTGTGA
- a CDS encoding MFS transporter yields MTQLAPLRSLLLAVLVFRTGCVLLPFFGLYLTEGAHVSAGLVTLIVGCFGLGGLLADVSMPATLSRLSPGRAIPLALGVQAVALLVAAVAAQPIALVCATVVWGFCYEMVNPACYTLITRSVDAEHRKVAFAALRLCINVGMGLGPAIGSVLYAWGQFSLLFLVNAAFGLIAAVLVRKWAAGYEVPGERERTGGNAWHGSVRDEARFWTFMLTAFPAQLAFALPSTVLSLYIVSRLGLSPLVAGVILFLNAAMVVVIELPLNIATAQWSNTRAIVVGLLFAAAGFGMIGLHPSLWLLVLSTIVWTIGEMVIGPAFLGYVQEISSPRLLVRNMGAFSGGVNGGLLLAPVAYGIVTGSGLPGGIWSLVGVVLLVSVLVFGVISRSGRGTGSAQQPTTTE; encoded by the coding sequence TTGACGCAGCTCGCGCCGCTCAGGTCGTTGCTGCTGGCGGTCCTGGTGTTCCGCACCGGCTGCGTGCTGCTGCCGTTCTTCGGGCTGTACCTGACCGAAGGGGCGCACGTCTCCGCCGGGCTGGTGACGTTGATCGTCGGATGCTTCGGCCTGGGCGGACTGCTGGCCGACGTCTCGATGCCGGCGACCCTGTCCCGGCTTTCTCCCGGCCGCGCCATCCCGCTGGCCCTCGGCGTGCAGGCGGTGGCCTTGCTGGTGGCGGCCGTGGCCGCGCAGCCGATCGCGCTGGTCTGCGCGACCGTGGTGTGGGGCTTCTGCTACGAGATGGTCAATCCCGCCTGCTACACCCTGATCACCCGTTCCGTGGATGCCGAGCACCGCAAGGTCGCGTTCGCGGCGCTGCGGCTGTGCATCAACGTCGGGATGGGGCTGGGCCCGGCGATCGGGTCGGTGCTCTACGCCTGGGGGCAGTTCTCGCTGCTGTTCCTGGTCAATGCCGCGTTCGGGCTGATCGCGGCGGTGCTGGTCCGGAAATGGGCCGCCGGGTACGAGGTGCCGGGCGAACGCGAGCGCACCGGCGGCAACGCCTGGCACGGCTCGGTCCGCGACGAAGCGCGGTTCTGGACGTTCATGCTCACCGCTTTTCCGGCCCAGCTCGCGTTCGCGCTGCCCTCGACCGTGCTGAGCCTCTACATCGTCAGCCGGTTGGGGCTCTCGCCGCTGGTGGCCGGGGTGATCCTGTTCCTCAACGCCGCGATGGTCGTCGTCATCGAGCTGCCGCTGAACATCGCGACCGCCCAGTGGAGCAACACCCGGGCGATCGTGGTGGGCCTGCTGTTCGCCGCGGCCGGGTTCGGGATGATCGGACTGCACCCCAGCTTGTGGCTGCTGGTGCTCTCGACGATCGTGTGGACCATCGGGGAGATGGTCATCGGACCGGCGTTCCTGGGGTACGTGCAGGAGATCTCGTCGCCGCGGTTGCTGGTGCGCAACATGGGCGCGTTCTCAGGAGGCGTCAACGGCGGCCTGCTGCTGGCTCCGGTGGCCTACGGGATCGTGACCGGTTCCGGGCTGCCCGGCGGGATCTGGTCGCTGGTCGGGGTGGTGCTGCTCGTATCGGTCCTGGTCTTCGGGGTCATCAGCCGAAGCGGACGGGGAACGGGGAGTGCGCAGCAGCCCACCACCACCGAGTAG
- a CDS encoding ATP-grasp domain-containing protein — MDPVLLVLSGGQSEYREYMLGKIAERYPIVLLTPDPVTWEREYITAELRIDPADTAEIVATARRAAQRYAVAGVLTYHEPCVELAAVIAAELGVPRCPPQGAARCRDKWATRLALDADGVPSAAAELVTSAAEAAEAAARIGYPVVVKPRSLSASFGVSKVDCPAELEPAFDRAFASGLPEPWEHHSGVLVEEYLDGPEISVDSAVHGGVVESPVFARKVLGYPPHFEELGHVVADPADLVADPQQVRDVVRAAHSALGVDNTVTHTELRLTARGPRLVEVNGRSGGDLIPDLAELATGVDMAAAAADVAAGVPPTLRVVRSRVAGIRFFYTDESGVVDALELDAAEGELPWLHRVTWLVEPGTLIRPEPGRRYFARIGFAVVVAGSVSECEQRMAKVAELVRVRTTGRARSNRR, encoded by the coding sequence TTGGATCCGGTCCTGCTGGTGTTGAGCGGCGGTCAGAGCGAGTACCGGGAGTACATGCTCGGCAAGATCGCCGAGCGGTATCCGATCGTCCTGCTCACTCCTGATCCGGTGACCTGGGAGCGCGAGTACATCACCGCCGAGCTTCGGATCGACCCCGCGGACACCGCGGAGATCGTGGCCACCGCGCGGCGCGCCGCCCAGCGCTACGCGGTCGCCGGGGTGCTGACCTACCACGAGCCCTGCGTCGAGCTGGCGGCGGTGATCGCCGCGGAACTGGGGGTGCCGCGATGTCCGCCGCAGGGTGCGGCGCGCTGCCGGGACAAGTGGGCCACCCGGTTGGCGCTGGACGCGGACGGCGTCCCCTCCGCTGCGGCGGAGCTGGTCACCTCGGCGGCCGAGGCGGCCGAGGCGGCTGCCCGGATCGGCTACCCGGTCGTGGTCAAGCCCCGTTCGCTGTCGGCCAGCTTCGGGGTGTCGAAAGTGGACTGCCCCGCCGAACTGGAACCCGCGTTCGACCGGGCCTTCGCGAGCGGCCTGCCGGAGCCGTGGGAGCACCACAGCGGCGTGCTCGTCGAGGAATACCTGGACGGCCCGGAGATCAGCGTCGACAGCGCGGTCCACGGCGGAGTGGTGGAGAGCCCGGTCTTCGCCCGGAAGGTGCTGGGCTATCCGCCGCACTTCGAGGAACTCGGGCACGTCGTGGCCGATCCGGCCGATCTCGTGGCCGATCCGCAGCAGGTGCGAGATGTGGTCCGCGCGGCGCACTCGGCGTTGGGCGTCGACAACACCGTGACGCACACCGAGCTGCGGCTGACCGCACGTGGGCCTCGGCTGGTCGAGGTCAACGGCCGTTCCGGCGGCGACCTCATCCCCGACCTGGCCGAGCTGGCGACGGGGGTGGACATGGCCGCTGCCGCGGCCGACGTGGCCGCGGGAGTGCCGCCGACGTTGCGGGTCGTCCGCTCCCGGGTAGCGGGAATCCGGTTCTTCTACACCGACGAATCCGGCGTCGTGGATGCGCTGGAGCTGGATGCCGCAGAGGGTGAGCTGCCGTGGTTGCACCGGGTGACCTGGCTGGTGGAGCCCGGTACGCTGATCCGTCCCGAACCGGGCAGGAGGTACTTCGCCCGCATCGGTTTCGCGGTGGTGGTGGCTGGTTCGGTGTCCGAATGCGAGCAGCGGATGGCGAAGGTCGCCGAGCTGGTCCGCGTGCGCACCACGGGACGGGCGCGGTCGAATCGGCGGTGA
- a CDS encoding GntR family transcriptional regulator, translating into MDLKVDPGSGVSPFEQVRSGIAERINSGQLPVGAKLPTVRALAADLGIAANTAAKAYRELEQAGLIETRGRAGTFVAASGDQSSRRAAEAAAAYARTTRDLGIPPQDALAIVRAALGLPG; encoded by the coding sequence ATGGATCTCAAGGTGGACCCCGGTTCCGGGGTGAGCCCGTTCGAGCAGGTGCGGTCCGGGATCGCCGAGCGGATCAACTCCGGGCAGCTGCCGGTGGGCGCGAAGCTGCCGACGGTGCGGGCGCTCGCGGCGGACCTGGGCATCGCGGCGAACACCGCCGCGAAGGCGTACCGCGAGCTGGAGCAGGCCGGGCTGATCGAGACCCGCGGCCGGGCGGGCACCTTCGTCGCCGCGTCCGGGGACCAGAGCAGCCGCCGCGCCGCCGAAGCCGCCGCCGCCTACGCGCGCACGACCCGCGACCTCGGCATCCCGCCGCAGGACGCGCTCGCGATCGTCCGCGCCGCCCTCGGCCTCCCCGGCTGA
- a CDS encoding protein kinase family protein, with product MAPNEIPNDEANDEANDEADEMFAAWMRQNLDRAAEHFAVRVVGEPVLGWRQRSIGAAVLGAEGPRWLRVVSEEIRWADGDWWTGNADANAITGVRKPRVLGLVEWELAETRRQRAELMTFVPGQRCSDTDVLRDEVDLPEQWWSELRTALETIRVVPTLRLRNDEPDIQRAVREKLGHELDVQHWDTVHGDLHWANLVRPRFGLLDWELWGRGPAGTDAASLYCCSLLVPPVAAQVRETFADVLDGPDGPTALRYVAARALHRVDMGDHPDLAAPLRELLARLDG from the coding sequence GTGGCACCGAACGAGATTCCGAACGACGAAGCCAACGACGAAGCCAACGACGAAGCCGACGAGATGTTCGCCGCGTGGATGCGGCAGAACCTGGACCGGGCCGCGGAGCACTTCGCGGTGCGCGTGGTCGGCGAGCCGGTGCTCGGGTGGCGGCAGCGGTCCATCGGCGCGGCCGTGCTCGGCGCCGAAGGCCCGCGCTGGCTGCGGGTGGTCTCCGAGGAGATCCGGTGGGCCGACGGGGACTGGTGGACCGGCAACGCCGACGCCAACGCGATCACCGGTGTGCGCAAACCGCGGGTGCTCGGCCTGGTGGAGTGGGAACTGGCGGAGACGCGGCGGCAGCGCGCCGAGCTGATGACCTTCGTGCCGGGGCAGCGCTGCTCGGACACCGACGTGCTGCGCGACGAGGTCGACCTGCCCGAGCAGTGGTGGTCGGAGCTGCGCACCGCGCTGGAGACGATCCGGGTGGTGCCGACGCTGCGGCTGCGCAACGACGAACCCGACATCCAGCGGGCCGTGCGGGAGAAGCTCGGCCACGAGCTGGACGTCCAGCACTGGGACACCGTGCACGGCGACCTGCACTGGGCGAACCTGGTCCGGCCGCGGTTCGGCCTGCTGGACTGGGAGCTGTGGGGGCGCGGACCGGCGGGCACCGACGCGGCTTCGCTGTACTGCTGCAGCCTGCTCGTGCCGCCGGTCGCCGCGCAGGTGCGGGAGACGTTCGCCGACGTCCTCGACGGTCCGGACGGGCCCACCGCGCTGCGCTACGTCGCCGCCCGCGCCCTGCACCGCGTCGACATGGGCGACCACCCCGACCTCGCCGCACCGCTGCGCGAACTGCTCGCCCGGCTCGACGGCTGA
- the scpA gene encoding methylmalonyl-CoA mutase, translating to MDHSIPNFADIPLDRDAEPAAAANWDSAVLSATGKESDALVWEAPEGIGVKPLYTAADTEDLDFLGTYPGIAPFLRGPYPTMYVNQPWTVRQYAGFSTAAASNAFYRRNLAAGQKGLSVAFDLATHRGYDSDHPRVSGDVGMAGVAIDSIYDMRQLFDGIPLDEMSVSMTMNGAVLPVMALYIVAAEEQGVPPEQLAGTIQNDILKEFMVRNTYIYPPQPSMRIISDIFAYTSQRMPKFNSISISGYHIQEAGATADLELAYTLADGVEYLRAGRQAGLDIDSFAPRLSFFWGIGMNFAMEVAKLRAARLLWAKLVKEFGAKDPKSLSLRTHSQTSGWSLTAQDVYNNVARTCVEAMAATQGHTQSLHTNALDEALALPTDFSARIARNTQLLLQQESGTTRVIDPWGGSHYVERLTADLAERAWAHITEVEDAGGMAQAIDAGIPKLRVEEAAARTQARIDSGRQPLIGINKYRFDGDEQIEVLKVDNAEVRAEQLDKLRRLREERDEAACQDALRRLTGAAEAAMSDERPDDLDHNLLTLAVDAARAKATVGEISDAMEEVFGRHAGQIRTISGVYREESGPSKSLERALEVVERFAEDEGRRPRILVAKMGQDGHDRGQKVIASAFADVGFDVDVGPLFQTPAEVARQAAESDVHIVGVSSLAAGHLTLVPALRDELAAVGREDIMVVVGGVIPPADFDALREAGASAIFPPGTVIADAALGLLEELRTRLELD from the coding sequence ATGGACCACAGCATCCCCAACTTCGCCGACATCCCGCTGGACCGGGACGCCGAGCCGGCGGCCGCCGCGAACTGGGACTCGGCGGTCCTGTCGGCCACCGGCAAGGAATCCGACGCGCTGGTGTGGGAGGCGCCCGAGGGCATCGGGGTGAAGCCGCTCTACACCGCGGCCGACACCGAGGACCTCGACTTCCTCGGCACCTACCCGGGCATCGCGCCGTTCCTGCGCGGCCCGTACCCGACGATGTACGTCAACCAGCCGTGGACGGTGCGCCAGTACGCCGGTTTCTCCACCGCCGCGGCGTCGAACGCGTTCTACCGCCGCAACCTCGCCGCCGGGCAGAAGGGCCTGTCGGTGGCGTTCGACCTGGCCACCCACCGCGGTTACGACTCCGACCACCCGCGGGTGTCGGGTGACGTGGGCATGGCCGGGGTGGCGATCGACTCCATCTACGACATGCGCCAGCTGTTCGACGGGATCCCGCTGGACGAGATGAGTGTGTCGATGACGATGAACGGCGCCGTGCTGCCGGTGATGGCGCTCTACATCGTCGCCGCCGAAGAGCAGGGCGTGCCGCCGGAACAGCTCGCGGGGACCATCCAGAACGACATCCTCAAGGAGTTCATGGTCCGCAACACCTACATCTACCCGCCGCAGCCGTCGATGCGGATCATCTCCGACATCTTCGCCTACACCTCGCAGCGGATGCCGAAGTTCAACTCGATCTCCATCTCCGGCTACCACATCCAGGAGGCCGGAGCGACGGCCGACCTGGAGCTCGCCTACACCCTCGCGGACGGCGTGGAGTACCTGCGCGCGGGCCGGCAGGCCGGGCTGGACATCGACTCGTTCGCCCCGCGGCTGTCGTTCTTCTGGGGCATCGGGATGAACTTCGCGATGGAGGTCGCGAAGCTGCGCGCCGCCCGGCTGCTGTGGGCGAAGCTGGTGAAGGAGTTCGGCGCGAAGGACCCGAAATCCCTGTCGTTGCGCACTCATTCCCAGACCTCCGGTTGGTCGCTGACCGCTCAGGACGTGTACAACAACGTCGCCCGCACCTGCGTGGAGGCGATGGCCGCCACCCAGGGGCACACCCAGTCGCTGCACACCAACGCCCTCGACGAGGCGCTGGCGCTGCCCACCGACTTCTCCGCGCGCATCGCCCGCAACACCCAGCTGCTGCTGCAGCAGGAGTCCGGCACCACCCGCGTGATCGACCCGTGGGGCGGCAGCCACTACGTCGAACGACTCACCGCCGATCTCGCCGAACGCGCCTGGGCGCACATCACCGAGGTCGAGGACGCCGGTGGCATGGCGCAGGCCATCGACGCGGGCATCCCGAAGCTGCGCGTCGAGGAGGCCGCCGCGCGGACCCAGGCGCGCATCGACTCCGGGCGGCAGCCGCTGATCGGCATCAACAAGTACCGCTTCGACGGCGACGAGCAGATCGAGGTCCTCAAGGTCGACAACGCCGAGGTCCGCGCCGAGCAGCTGGACAAGCTGCGCCGGCTGCGGGAGGAGCGCGACGAGGCCGCCTGCCAGGACGCGCTGCGGCGCCTCACCGGCGCGGCCGAGGCCGCGATGTCCGACGAGCGCCCCGACGACCTCGACCACAACCTGCTCACCCTCGCCGTGGACGCGGCGCGCGCGAAGGCGACCGTCGGCGAGATCTCCGACGCGATGGAGGAGGTCTTCGGCCGCCACGCCGGCCAGATCCGTACGATCTCCGGGGTGTACCGGGAGGAATCGGGACCGTCGAAGTCCTTGGAGCGGGCGCTGGAGGTCGTCGAGCGCTTCGCCGAGGACGAAGGCCGCCGCCCCCGCATCCTGGTCGCCAAGATGGGCCAGGACGGCCACGACCGCGGCCAGAAGGTGATCGCCTCCGCGTTCGCCGACGTCGGCTTCGACGTGGACGTGGGCCCGCTGTTCCAGACCCCCGCCGAGGTCGCGCGCCAGGCCGCCGAGTCCGACGTGCACATCGTCGGGGTGTCCTCGCTGGCCGCCGGGCACCTGACGCTGGTGCCCGCGCTGCGCGACGAGCTCGCCGCGGTGGGCCGCGAGGACATCATGGTCGTCGTCGGCGGCGTGATCCCGCCCGCGGACTTCGACGCGCTGCGCGAAGCGGGCGCGAGCGCGATCTTCCCGCCGGGCACGGTGATCGCCGACGCGGCGCTGGGCCTGTTGGAAGAGCTCCGAACCCGGCTCGAACTCGACTGA
- a CDS encoding class I SAM-dependent methyltransferase, which yields MNSQGDSGGETLEINEPRLIKCIEEGEPDIGALWEFCVHFEFERDLAVESIAKWIGPPEGKRVLDCACGSGFPGIELAQRGYDVTCSDGSAAMLRHFERNARLAGVELTPELLTWDGLVQRYEDSFDVVLCRGGGSYLYGGTWDDDASPDSEALVDSLRQFVGCVRPGGGRLYIDITRAEDLERTEPQVTRRPRMVVGGHVVELSETVTPHPETGMRVWNSELQVDGNVYEFERRSHYLPHEQLVAVLEKAGLSEVNREVIPGEHYDVFSGVRA from the coding sequence ATGAATTCGCAGGGTGATTCCGGTGGCGAAACGCTGGAGATCAACGAGCCGCGGCTGATCAAGTGTATCGAGGAGGGTGAGCCGGATATCGGCGCCCTCTGGGAGTTCTGCGTGCACTTCGAATTCGAGCGGGACTTGGCGGTCGAGAGCATCGCGAAGTGGATCGGCCCTCCGGAGGGCAAGCGCGTCCTCGACTGCGCTTGCGGATCCGGATTCCCCGGGATCGAACTCGCTCAACGCGGTTATGACGTCACCTGCTCCGACGGTAGCGCCGCGATGCTGCGCCACTTCGAGCGCAACGCCCGCCTCGCCGGCGTCGAGCTCACCCCCGAACTGCTGACCTGGGACGGCTTGGTGCAGCGGTACGAGGATTCGTTCGACGTCGTGCTGTGCCGCGGCGGGGGATCTTATCTCTACGGCGGTACTTGGGACGATGACGCTTCGCCTGACTCGGAAGCGCTCGTCGATTCGCTGCGGCAGTTCGTCGGCTGCGTGCGCCCCGGCGGCGGCCGTCTCTACATCGACATCACGCGCGCGGAGGACCTGGAACGCACCGAGCCGCAGGTGACTCGGCGCCCGCGCATGGTGGTCGGCGGACACGTCGTGGAGCTGTCCGAGACGGTGACCCCGCACCCGGAAACCGGAATGCGGGTGTGGAACAGCGAGCTGCAGGTGGACGGGAACGTCTACGAGTTCGAGCGGCGTTCGCACTACCTGCCGCACGAGCAGCTGGTCGCGGTGCTGGAGAAGGCCGGGCTGTCCGAGGTGAATCGGGAGGTCATCCCCGGCGAACACTACGACGTGTTCTCCGGCGTGCGTGCTTGA
- a CDS encoding ATP-binding protein: MAEEIRNVFAGTARNVVQVGKVDGDVHFHQRAAPEAPVPKQLPARVAHFTDRETSLAALDSWLADPAAPTWLIVGSGGVGKTSLAACWAHRVRDRFPDGDLYVDLRGHHVDRRRDASEALDEMLRALGVPSERLPVDADAKSSMYRTLLTGRHILIVLDNAAGAEQVRPLLPGSPPCRVLITSRNRLTSLTAREGATRMSLDVLPPDRAIELLRKAAGADRVDAEPDAAVALARYCGFLPLALRIAAERLVAGAHLRVAELVEELADERDRLDALTVEEDEFTTVRAVFSWSYRSLPADAARLFRLLGLAEAPDIGLDAATALSGLSRSKTRRLLDVLVGAHLLDEHRAKRYRFHDLLGLYAAECARHDESEAARDAAVRGLLSWYLHATIAASWPAAPSFTRIPMDTPDSPGSIPEFADRPAALHFYDEERENLKAAVRQASARGEHVFGWQLPVAMFAFMLSRRPVADWLETHRIGLASARALGDELAEAWLLTSDAIAWGTVHEHQKALAELQRAVSLWERVGPEWAHAWALRDLGSVYYGLGRDAEADETLERAYAMHVALGDEWGEATALSALAKAECRLGQFDEAIPHLHRAIAIRRSHGDRRNEASCLSEIGLVLGAMGSTDEAAEHLEQALALHQETEYGYGEALDRERLADLYERTGRPEQAREQRRTAALLYDELGVPHEITG, encoded by the coding sequence ATGGCCGAGGAGATCCGCAACGTCTTCGCCGGAACCGCGCGCAACGTCGTGCAGGTGGGCAAGGTCGACGGCGACGTGCACTTCCACCAGCGGGCCGCTCCGGAGGCCCCGGTGCCGAAGCAGTTGCCCGCCCGCGTCGCGCACTTCACCGACCGCGAGACCAGCTTGGCCGCACTGGACTCCTGGCTGGCCGACCCCGCCGCGCCGACCTGGCTGATCGTCGGTTCCGGGGGCGTCGGGAAGACGTCGCTGGCCGCCTGCTGGGCACACCGGGTGCGGGACCGGTTCCCCGACGGCGACCTGTACGTGGACCTGCGCGGCCACCACGTCGATCGCAGGCGGGACGCGAGCGAGGCGCTGGACGAGATGCTGCGTGCGCTGGGCGTTCCCAGCGAGCGGTTGCCCGTGGACGCCGACGCGAAGTCCTCGATGTACCGGACGCTGCTGACCGGTCGCCACATCCTGATCGTGCTCGACAACGCCGCCGGCGCCGAGCAGGTCCGCCCGCTGCTGCCCGGTTCCCCGCCCTGCCGGGTGTTGATCACCAGCCGCAACCGGTTGACGAGCCTGACGGCCAGAGAAGGAGCCACCCGGATGTCGCTGGACGTGCTGCCACCGGACCGCGCGATCGAACTGCTCCGCAAGGCCGCGGGCGCCGACCGGGTCGACGCGGAACCCGATGCCGCCGTCGCACTGGCCCGGTACTGCGGATTCCTGCCGCTGGCACTGCGCATCGCCGCCGAACGGCTCGTCGCCGGAGCGCACCTGCGGGTCGCCGAGCTCGTCGAGGAACTGGCCGACGAACGCGACCGGCTGGACGCGCTGACCGTCGAGGAGGACGAGTTCACCACGGTGCGGGCGGTCTTCTCCTGGTCCTACCGCTCGCTGCCCGCGGACGCGGCGCGCCTGTTCCGGCTGCTCGGGCTCGCCGAGGCCCCCGACATCGGCTTGGACGCCGCGACGGCGCTGAGCGGGCTCTCGCGCAGCAAGACCCGCCGGTTGCTGGACGTCCTGGTCGGAGCTCACCTGCTCGACGAGCACCGGGCGAAGCGCTACCGCTTCCACGACCTGCTCGGCCTCTACGCCGCCGAATGCGCGCGGCACGATGAGAGCGAGGCGGCACGCGACGCCGCGGTGCGCGGGCTGCTGTCCTGGTACCTGCACGCGACGATCGCCGCGTCCTGGCCGGCGGCGCCGAGCTTCACCCGGATCCCGATGGACACGCCCGATTCCCCCGGCTCCATACCGGAATTCGCCGATCGCCCGGCCGCGCTGCACTTCTACGACGAGGAGCGCGAGAACCTGAAGGCCGCGGTCCGGCAGGCTTCGGCACGCGGGGAGCACGTCTTCGGCTGGCAGCTGCCGGTGGCGATGTTCGCCTTCATGCTGTCGCGGCGGCCGGTGGCCGACTGGCTGGAGACGCACCGCATCGGGCTCGCGTCCGCCCGCGCGCTCGGCGACGAGCTCGCCGAAGCCTGGCTGCTGACCAGCGACGCCATCGCGTGGGGAACGGTGCACGAGCACCAGAAGGCGCTGGCGGAGCTGCAGCGCGCGGTCTCCCTCTGGGAACGGGTCGGCCCGGAGTGGGCGCACGCGTGGGCGCTGCGCGACCTCGGCAGCGTGTACTACGGGCTGGGCCGCGACGCGGAGGCCGACGAGACGCTGGAGCGCGCCTACGCCATGCACGTCGCGCTGGGCGACGAGTGGGGCGAGGCCACCGCGTTGAGCGCGCTGGCCAAAGCCGAGTGCCGCCTCGGGCAGTTCGACGAGGCGATCCCGCACCTGCACCGGGCCATCGCGATCCGCCGCTCGCACGGCGACCGCCGCAACGAGGCCAGCTGCTTGAGCGAGATCGGCCTGGTGCTGGGCGCGATGGGCAGCACCGACGAGGCCGCCGAGCACTTGGAGCAGGCGCTGGCGCTGCACCAGGAGACCGAGTACGGCTACGGCGAGGCCCTGGACCGCGAGCGGCTCGCCGACCTCTACGAACGCACCGGACGTCCCGAACAGGCCCGCGAGCAGCGCCGGACCGCGGCGCTGCTCTACGACGAACTCGGCGTCCCGCACGAGATCACCGGGTGA